From a single Constrictibacter sp. MBR-5 genomic region:
- a CDS encoding amidoligase family protein, with amino-acid sequence MIYRAAGSTEADATPMSLSAITDRTGFRFPPVTVGHEGAPRCVGVEVEFGSITPRAAASALQGAFGGRSCSVDDHDVRISGSEIGDFTVKLDTRYAHPADPNDGWMGRLRALSAKYVGKAARHVVPSEFVTAPLPMHDLPKLERAVDVLRKAGASGTFERSLFAFAVHLNPEVPKRDVETVVAIMKAFVGLDDWLRESFQPKRLRRTLGFAAPYPEAYRRRLMDPAYWPDADALIDAYIDANPTRNRDLDMLPLFLNLDEERVRRRLPKEKIGSRPAFHYRLPGARLGDPDWCIAAIWNGWVAVETLAADRERLDLICRSYRAFSGSPAAWGRRSAALAFGGSDSH; translated from the coding sequence ATGATCTATCGTGCCGCCGGATCAACCGAAGCCGATGCGACGCCCATGTCGCTGTCGGCGATCACCGACCGCACCGGCTTCCGCTTTCCGCCGGTGACCGTCGGTCACGAGGGCGCGCCCCGTTGCGTGGGCGTGGAAGTGGAATTCGGCTCGATTACCCCGCGTGCCGCTGCGTCCGCCCTGCAGGGAGCGTTCGGCGGCCGGTCCTGCAGCGTGGACGACCACGATGTCCGGATCTCGGGCTCCGAGATCGGCGACTTCACCGTGAAGCTCGACACCCGCTATGCCCACCCGGCGGATCCGAACGACGGTTGGATGGGGCGTCTCCGGGCCCTGTCCGCGAAATATGTCGGGAAGGCCGCGCGCCATGTCGTGCCGTCGGAATTCGTCACCGCGCCGCTGCCGATGCACGACCTTCCGAAGCTCGAGCGGGCCGTCGACGTCCTGAGGAAGGCGGGCGCCAGCGGCACTTTCGAAAGATCGCTCTTCGCCTTCGCCGTTCACCTGAATCCGGAGGTTCCGAAGCGCGATGTCGAAACCGTGGTCGCGATCATGAAGGCGTTCGTGGGCCTCGACGATTGGCTGCGCGAGAGCTTTCAGCCCAAGCGTCTGCGGCGCACCTTGGGTTTTGCGGCGCCGTATCCGGAAGCCTACCGCCGCAGGCTCATGGACCCTGCCTACTGGCCCGATGCCGATGCGCTGATCGACGCCTACATCGACGCCAATCCGACCCGCAACCGTGACCTCGACATGCTTCCCCTGTTCCTGAACCTCGACGAGGAGCGGGTCCGCCGTCGGCTTCCGAAGGAGAAGATCGGCAGCCGGCCCGCATTTCATTATCGGCTGCCGGGCGCGCGGCTCGGGGACCCCGACTGGTGCATCGCGGCCATATGGAACGGCTGGGTGGCGGTTGAAACGCTCGCCGCGGACCGCGAGCGCCTCGATCTGATCTGCCGATCCTATCGGGCATTCTCCGGCAGTCCCGCAGCATGGGGCAGACGATCGGCGGCCCTGGCGTTCGGAGGATCCGATTCGCACTGA
- the ctaD gene encoding cytochrome c oxidase subunit I yields the protein MNDIDPALDLRARRTDPIHEELAEIERTWLSPPGFFGWFTHVNHTSIGLRFLVTSFAFFLIAGLLGLAMRLQLVTPLNDFLGPETYNQVMTVHGTAMMFLFAIPAVEGVAIYFVPLMIGARDLAFPRLSAFGYYIYLIGGTVFFASLFVGMAPAAGWFNYVPLSGPEYAEGRGVDIWVTMITFIEVSALTAAVELIVSIFKLRAPGMSLNRMPIFVWAALVMAFMIMFAMPSVIVASAMLTMDRLVDTQFFNPDLGGSPLLWQHLFWFFGHPEVYIILVPALGIVTTIVVTFTQRSVFGYTALVLAIVGVGMVSFGLWVHHMYATGLPLLGRSFFQAASSMIAIASGVQIYCWIATMWGARIRFDTPMLFVLGFFAIFVTGGLTGVMVASVPFDRQVHDTYFVVAHFHYVLVGGAVFPLLAGLYYWFPKVTGRMLHERLGKWSCGIAFVGFNLTFFPMHQLGLEGMPRRIYTYLPGLGWDFLNQLATVGAFVLAAGFALTFWNVFRSLRAGDAAPANPWHAPTLEWATTSPPLNCNFAEQIVVRSDQPIWDWERTGRRAVVGGMRIDRRETIVTTLLDARPQSVQILPTPTPWPFYSAVVLSVCFFGLIFSPWFYVAGIFGAFATFVFWFLPRRRSEVI from the coding sequence ATGAACGACATCGACCCCGCCCTCGACCTGCGCGCTCGCCGGACCGATCCGATTCACGAGGAGTTGGCGGAGATCGAGCGGACCTGGCTGTCGCCGCCGGGCTTCTTCGGCTGGTTCACCCATGTGAACCACACCAGCATCGGCCTGCGCTTTCTCGTTACCTCGTTCGCGTTCTTCCTGATCGCGGGGCTGCTCGGGCTGGCGATGAGGCTGCAGCTCGTCACGCCACTGAACGATTTTCTCGGCCCGGAGACGTACAATCAGGTGATGACCGTCCATGGGACGGCAATGATGTTCCTGTTCGCGATACCGGCGGTCGAGGGCGTCGCGATCTACTTCGTGCCGTTGATGATCGGCGCCCGGGATCTGGCGTTCCCGCGACTCAGCGCCTTCGGCTACTACATCTATCTCATCGGCGGGACGGTGTTCTTCGCGTCGCTCTTCGTCGGCATGGCGCCCGCCGCCGGATGGTTCAACTACGTCCCGCTCTCCGGTCCTGAATACGCCGAGGGACGGGGAGTGGACATCTGGGTGACGATGATCACCTTCATCGAGGTGTCGGCGCTCACCGCCGCCGTCGAGTTGATCGTCAGCATCTTCAAGCTGCGCGCGCCGGGCATGTCGCTGAACCGGATGCCGATCTTCGTCTGGGCCGCACTGGTCATGGCTTTCATGATCATGTTCGCGATGCCGTCGGTGATCGTCGCCAGCGCCATGCTCACCATGGACCGCCTCGTCGACACGCAGTTCTTCAATCCCGACCTCGGCGGCTCACCGCTCCTCTGGCAGCACCTCTTCTGGTTCTTCGGCCACCCGGAGGTCTACATCATCCTCGTGCCCGCGCTCGGCATCGTCACCACCATCGTGGTCACCTTCACCCAGCGCTCGGTCTTCGGCTACACGGCATTGGTGCTCGCGATCGTCGGCGTGGGCATGGTGAGCTTCGGACTCTGGGTCCATCACATGTACGCGACGGGCCTTCCACTGCTCGGACGCTCGTTCTTTCAGGCGGCCTCGTCGATGATCGCCATCGCGTCGGGCGTGCAGATCTACTGCTGGATCGCGACGATGTGGGGCGCCAGGATCCGCTTCGATACGCCGATGCTGTTCGTTCTCGGCTTCTTCGCGATCTTCGTGACCGGCGGGCTCACGGGGGTGATGGTCGCCTCGGTACCGTTCGACCGGCAGGTCCATGACACCTATTTCGTCGTCGCGCACTTCCACTACGTGCTGGTGGGTGGAGCGGTCTTCCCGTTGCTGGCAGGGCTCTACTACTGGTTCCCGAAGGTCACCGGCCGGATGCTCCACGAGCGCCTGGGGAAGTGGAGCTGCGGCATCGCGTTCGTCGGCTTCAACCTGACCTTCTTTCCGATGCACCAACTCGGACTGGAGGGGATGCCGCGGCGGATCTACACGTACCTGCCGGGCCTCGGCTGGGACTTCCTGAACCAGCTCGCCACCGTCGGTGCCTTCGTCCTGGCCGCCGGCTTCGCGCTGACCTTCTGGAACGTGTTCCGCAGCCTTCGGGCGGGCGACGCGGCGCCGGCGAACCCGTGGCACGCGCCGACGCTTGAGTGGGCGACGACCTCACCGCCGCTCAACTGCAATTTCGCCGAGCAGATCGTCGTGCGCAGCGACCAGCCGATATGGGACTGGGAGCGCACCGGCAGGCGCGCCGTGGTCGGGGGAATGCGCATCGACCGTCGCGAGACGATCGTGACGACCCTGTTGGATGCGCGGCCGCAGTCCGTGCAGATCCTCCCCACCCCGACGCCGTGGCCATTCTATTCCGCCGTTGTCCTGTCGGTCTGTTTCTTCGGTCTGATCTTCAGCCCGTGGTTCTACGTCGCCGGGATATTCGGCGCGTTCGCCACGTTCGTGTTCTGGTTCCTGCCGCGCAGGCGAAGCGAGGTGATTTGA
- a CDS encoding cytochrome C, which yields MKPLLVLLALGVLLGCEFGGKDREAARTLLAQHGCGTCHVIPDTPGANGRTGPPLTAMARQAYVAGVLPNTREALARFIADPQAVDPRSAMPDVGITPDEARLLADYLYAVGSGS from the coding sequence GTGAAGCCGCTTCTGGTGTTGCTTGCGCTGGGCGTGCTTCTCGGCTGCGAGTTCGGCGGGAAAGACCGAGAGGCGGCCCGCACTCTCCTGGCGCAGCACGGTTGCGGCACCTGTCACGTCATTCCAGACACGCCCGGCGCGAACGGGCGCACCGGTCCGCCGCTGACCGCGATGGCACGCCAAGCCTATGTGGCGGGGGTGCTGCCCAACACGCGGGAGGCGCTGGCACGGTTCATCGCCGACCCGCAGGCGGTTGATCCCAGATCCGCCATGCCCGATGTCGGGATCACGCCGGACGAGGCCCGCCTTCTGGCCGACTATCTCTATGCCGTAGGGAGCGGGTCGTGA
- a CDS encoding cytochrome c oxidase subunit 3, producing MTDAAIETEIAVDASGLPRLTPHTHPLWWGVLGAVAIEAAVVANLLTSYFYLMSQSETWPPAGIKPPDPFWATVVLCVLPLSSVTMWWAGRGSDADRKTQLAMGVTASVALASLALVFRWLQFAAFGVRWDEHAYGSILWAITGFHFTHVVSAILGTAVVAVLAWMDYFTSERQLGVVVDTLYWYFVAAVFLPIYLVLYWAPRWL from the coding sequence TTGACCGACGCCGCCATCGAAACCGAGATCGCTGTCGACGCGTCCGGGCTGCCGCGCCTGACGCCACATACGCATCCGCTCTGGTGGGGCGTCCTGGGCGCCGTGGCGATCGAGGCCGCCGTCGTAGCCAATCTGCTCACGAGCTACTTCTACCTCATGTCGCAGAGCGAGACCTGGCCGCCGGCCGGGATCAAACCGCCGGATCCTTTCTGGGCGACAGTGGTTCTCTGCGTATTGCCGCTCAGCAGCGTGACCATGTGGTGGGCCGGACGCGGCAGTGACGCCGACCGGAAGACGCAGCTGGCCATGGGCGTGACGGCGAGCGTGGCGCTGGCGAGCCTCGCGCTCGTCTTCCGCTGGCTCCAGTTCGCCGCCTTCGGGGTGCGGTGGGACGAGCATGCCTACGGCTCGATCCTCTGGGCGATCACCGGCTTCCACTTCACCCATGTGGTCTCGGCGATCCTCGGAACCGCAGTCGTCGCCGTACTGGCCTGGATGGACTACTTCACCTCGGAACGACAGCTCGGCGTCGTCGTGGACACGCTCTACTGGTATTTCGTCGCCGCCGTGTTCCTGCCCATCTACCTGGTGCTCTATTGGGCGCCGCGCTGGTTGTGA
- a CDS encoding cytochrome c oxidase assembly protein, translating to MSDLRLIVPLLVLLSAGPASAHTAHDAGWTADPLVLLAMAAAGSAYTLGLLRLWRRAGPGRGLHGLRVTLFALGYLLAGGLLLSPLDTWAERLLSAHMIQHFGLMLVAAPLMVLGRPGLAFLWAVPASRRAALGRLAGGAAGRAWRAATHPLGAWMIYLVALWIWHMPALHQWALRSDAVHAAQHASFLGAALLLWTAVLERPRAEGRAGAFFAVFATAVHSCALAALLTTARTLWYPAYAAGAGGWGLTPLQDQQLGGLIMWVPCCAILLGAAVAVFAGLLRDAELRAERFPP from the coding sequence GTGTCTGATCTCCGCCTCATCGTTCCGCTTCTCGTGCTGCTGTCGGCGGGGCCCGCCTCGGCGCATACGGCGCACGATGCCGGCTGGACCGCAGACCCGCTCGTGCTGCTCGCCATGGCCGCAGCGGGATCGGCCTATACGCTCGGGCTCCTCCGCCTGTGGCGACGGGCGGGGCCGGGGCGCGGCTTGCACGGGCTCCGCGTCACCCTGTTCGCTTTGGGGTATCTGCTCGCCGGAGGGCTTCTGCTCTCGCCGCTCGATACCTGGGCGGAGCGGCTGCTCTCGGCGCACATGATCCAGCATTTCGGCCTGATGCTGGTCGCGGCGCCACTGATGGTCCTGGGGCGGCCCGGACTGGCGTTCCTGTGGGCGGTGCCGGCTTCGCGCCGCGCTGCGCTCGGGCGTCTCGCCGGCGGTGCGGCGGGCCGGGCTTGGCGCGCGGCGACACATCCACTGGGTGCCTGGATGATCTATCTGGTCGCGCTCTGGATCTGGCACATGCCGGCGCTCCACCAATGGGCACTGCGCAGCGATGCCGTGCATGCAGCGCAGCACGCGAGCTTTCTCGGCGCGGCCCTGCTGCTCTGGACCGCCGTTCTGGAACGACCGCGGGCTGAGGGACGTGCCGGCGCTTTCTTCGCGGTGTTCGCGACGGCGGTTCACTCCTGCGCGCTGGCGGCGCTGCTGACGACGGCGCGGACCCTCTGGTATCCCGCCTATGCCGCCGGAGCGGGTGGGTGGGGCCTCACGCCGCTGCAGGACCAGCAGCTCGGCGGGCTGATCATGTGGGTCCCCTGCTGCGCCATCCTTCTGGGCGCAGCCGTCGCCGTCTTCGCCGGATTGCTGCGCGACGCGGAACTGCGCGCCGAGAGGTTCCCTCCGTGA
- a CDS encoding c-type cytochrome — protein MPKSAAPDALEAHNRSSGRTAGIQFRFKPQGKEVALSTSSSRDRPDQGPTMIVVGRPDHHDNPRRRQSPARRRLARRWFRAVSAMAAALLLTGCDGPQSVLAPSSEDARLMALLSWWFFGAGALILAVTLGLLVIALSLAWRGGQSRPISFRASMVLVVSGGVVAPALAVVAVTYTGVMIGDETEGADGRSATAPTVEVDGRMWWWEFRYLDKNGAVIAVTANELHLPVGERARLRLTSDNVIHSFWVPNLQGKTDLIPGKDNVLYAQPAVSGVWRGQCAEFCGMQHALMGFVVVAQPRPAYETWVADQAADAAVTSGPGLDAFLKNGCGVCHAIRGTAADGQAGPDLTHLASRATLAAATLPNTRGNLGGWITSTHEVKPGALMPAIAPEPEELQHLLDFLGALK, from the coding sequence TTGCCGAAGTCTGCGGCGCCGGATGCCTTGGAAGCGCACAACCGATCCAGCGGCCGGACCGCCGGCATTCAGTTCCGCTTTAAGCCGCAAGGGAAAGAAGTGGCCCTATCGACATCGTCCAGCCGCGATCGTCCCGATCAAGGGCCCACGATGATCGTCGTCGGCCGCCCCGACCACCACGACAACCCGCGCCGACGGCAGTCGCCCGCCCGCCGGCGCCTAGCCCGGCGGTGGTTTCGCGCGGTCAGCGCCATGGCAGCCGCCCTGTTGCTTACCGGATGCGACGGCCCGCAGAGCGTGTTGGCGCCGTCCAGCGAGGACGCGCGCCTCATGGCGCTGCTCTCGTGGTGGTTCTTCGGTGCGGGCGCGCTGATTCTCGCCGTTACGTTGGGATTGCTGGTCATCGCCCTGAGCCTGGCGTGGCGGGGCGGCCAGTCGCGACCGATCTCCTTCCGCGCATCGATGGTGCTGGTCGTCTCGGGAGGCGTGGTGGCACCGGCGCTCGCCGTAGTGGCGGTGACGTACACGGGCGTCATGATCGGCGATGAGACCGAAGGCGCCGACGGTCGAAGCGCAACCGCTCCGACCGTCGAAGTCGACGGGCGCATGTGGTGGTGGGAGTTCCGCTACCTCGACAAGAACGGCGCGGTGATCGCCGTGACGGCTAACGAACTGCATCTGCCGGTGGGAGAGCGGGCGCGGTTGCGTCTGACGTCGGACAATGTGATCCACAGCTTCTGGGTGCCGAACCTGCAGGGCAAAACCGACCTGATCCCGGGCAAGGACAACGTGCTTTACGCACAGCCGGCTGTCTCCGGCGTCTGGCGCGGGCAGTGCGCCGAGTTCTGCGGCATGCAGCACGCTCTCATGGGATTCGTCGTCGTCGCTCAGCCCCGCCCCGCCTATGAAACATGGGTCGCAGACCAGGCCGCGGATGCTGCGGTGACCAGCGGCCCCGGGCTCGACGCATTCCTGAAAAACGGCTGCGGCGTGTGTCACGCGATCCGGGGCACCGCCGCCGATGGCCAGGCCGGTCCCGACCTCACCCATCTCGCCAGCCGGGCGACGCTGGCGGCCGCGACGCTGCCCAACACCCGTGGCAATCTCGGCGGCTGGATAACCAGCACTCACGAGGTCAAGCCCGGCGCCCTGATGCCCGCGATCGCACCCGAACCGGAGGAACTCCAGCACCTTCTCGATTTTCTCGGCGCGCTGAAATGA
- a CDS encoding FAD-binding oxidoreductase, which yields MGHSPAVPQHGADDRRPWRSEDPIRTERLPPLNGNLWAATAGEAPPRTAVGSADEADTVVVGGGVTGLSAALHLSERGQRVTLIEAGDLAGGATGRSSGQVLPGLKAPPSALEGRLSAAAAARLAAWSGGGPDLVFDLVARWNIDCAAVRAGAVQAAATARGMRTLCRWAQEWRDLGAPVRVIDRDEAVVLLGTPAYRGGVVDARGGSIHPLNYAWGLARAATALGARLCLRTTASALHRSRDGWRVETDGGDVRSASVVVATNAYSGSLIPGLHRSVVALRASQVASRPLPEGMRTAILPQRHVASDRRRALISFRISPCGRLILGGPGGTRGLRGPALHRAARRTGRALFGHLDAVEWEYGWSGHVAITRDSLPHLHEPERGLHVALGYNGEGLALGTALGKLVAERVCGRSAESMDVAVTPIRRIPLHGVVGKAIALGERILPIVDRIEQRLT from the coding sequence ATCGGGCATTCTCCGGCAGTCCCGCAGCATGGGGCAGACGATCGGCGGCCCTGGCGTTCGGAGGATCCGATTCGCACTGAGAGGCTGCCGCCGCTGAACGGCAACCTATGGGCCGCGACGGCCGGGGAGGCGCCGCCGCGCACGGCCGTCGGTTCCGCAGACGAGGCTGATACGGTCGTCGTCGGCGGCGGCGTCACGGGCTTATCCGCGGCGCTGCACCTGTCCGAGCGCGGGCAGCGCGTGACCCTAATCGAGGCGGGCGATCTCGCGGGCGGCGCCACGGGCCGGTCGAGCGGTCAGGTGTTGCCGGGACTGAAGGCGCCGCCGTCCGCCTTGGAAGGACGCCTGAGCGCGGCGGCCGCCGCGCGGCTGGCGGCCTGGAGCGGCGGCGGCCCCGATCTCGTCTTCGATCTCGTCGCCAGGTGGAACATCGACTGCGCCGCCGTCCGCGCGGGCGCCGTCCAGGCCGCTGCCACCGCCCGCGGCATGAGAACGTTATGCCGATGGGCGCAGGAGTGGCGTGATCTCGGCGCGCCCGTGCGGGTGATCGACCGGGACGAGGCGGTGGTGCTGCTGGGTACGCCCGCCTATCGGGGTGGGGTCGTCGACGCCCGCGGCGGCTCCATCCACCCCCTGAACTACGCCTGGGGACTGGCCCGCGCGGCAACCGCGCTCGGAGCGAGGCTTTGCTTGCGGACCACCGCGAGTGCACTGCACCGCAGCCGCGACGGCTGGCGCGTGGAGACCGATGGCGGCGACGTGCGCTCCGCTTCAGTTGTCGTGGCGACGAACGCGTACAGCGGCTCGCTCATTCCCGGCCTGCATCGCAGCGTCGTCGCCCTGCGCGCCTCGCAGGTCGCGAGCCGGCCGCTCCCTGAGGGTATGCGCACGGCGATCCTGCCGCAGCGGCACGTGGCGTCGGACCGCAGGCGGGCGCTGATCTCCTTCCGGATATCGCCCTGCGGACGGCTGATCCTTGGAGGGCCTGGCGGCACGCGCGGCCTGCGCGGCCCGGCGCTGCACCGTGCGGCGCGGCGCACGGGACGGGCGCTGTTCGGTCATCTCGACGCGGTGGAATGGGAGTATGGCTGGTCCGGTCATGTGGCGATCACGCGGGATTCGCTGCCGCACCTGCACGAGCCGGAGCGCGGACTGCACGTGGCGCTCGGCTACAACGGCGAAGGACTGGCGCTCGGCACCGCCCTCGGCAAGCTTGTTGCCGAGCGGGTCTGCGGTCGGTCGGCGGAGTCGATGGATGTCGCGGTGACGCCGATCCGGCGGATTCCGCTGCACGGAGTGGTAGGCAAGGCGATCGCACTCGGCGAGAGGATCCTGCCTATCGTCGACCGGATCGAGCAGCGCCTGACCTGA
- a CDS encoding cytochrome c, which yields MRRAVRLTLFGLSAVVTAGIAAFVFGEFYNLTAIRQHPLWVFRAIAVGRDTVVALDARDVEVPADFAPSADPEGVALYRKHCAQCHGAPGVAPAEFALGMMPVPSNLVAAARDRPPREIYWFIRFGLKMSGMPAWEMRMSDADMWSLTALVEALPSLSPADYAALAAEVPDRTDALVSVQSEAAETATDTAIGDPERGRIAMQVHACLQCHMIPGLVGKPDLHVGPSLGEAGRRRYIAGVLRNTPENMVRWIMDPQAVDPLSAMPDLGVPEALARDMTAYLYTISGRLPPGRSGTP from the coding sequence GTGAGGCGCGCCGTCCGGTTGACCCTCTTCGGACTGAGCGCTGTCGTCACCGCCGGTATCGCGGCGTTCGTGTTCGGCGAATTCTACAATCTCACCGCCATCCGCCAGCATCCGCTCTGGGTGTTCCGGGCGATCGCGGTCGGCCGCGACACGGTCGTGGCGCTGGACGCGCGCGATGTGGAGGTCCCCGCCGACTTCGCGCCGAGCGCCGACCCGGAGGGTGTCGCGCTCTACCGCAAGCATTGTGCCCAGTGTCACGGCGCACCCGGGGTCGCGCCGGCGGAGTTCGCTCTCGGCATGATGCCGGTGCCGTCGAACCTGGTCGCCGCGGCGCGCGACCGGCCGCCCCGGGAGATCTACTGGTTCATCCGCTTCGGCCTGAAGATGAGCGGCATGCCGGCCTGGGAGATGCGCATGAGCGATGCCGACATGTGGAGCCTGACCGCGCTGGTCGAGGCGCTGCCGAGCCTGTCGCCGGCGGACTACGCGGCGCTCGCGGCCGAGGTCCCTGACCGGACGGATGCCCTGGTGTCGGTGCAGTCGGAGGCGGCCGAGACGGCGACGGACACGGCGATCGGCGACCCCGAACGCGGTCGCATCGCCATGCAGGTGCATGCCTGTCTGCAGTGTCACATGATACCCGGACTGGTCGGGAAGCCCGACCTGCATGTCGGGCCATCCTTAGGCGAGGCGGGACGCCGTCGGTACATCGCAGGGGTGCTGCGGAATACGCCCGAAAACATGGTGCGCTGGATCATGGACCCTCAGGCGGTCGACCCGCTGAGCGCCATGCCCGACCTCGGAGTCCCCGAAGCCCTCGCGCGCGACATGACCGCGTACCTCTACACGATCTCCGGAAGACTGCCGCCCGGGCGATCGGGGACGCCGTAG